One Citrus sinensis cultivar Valencia sweet orange chromosome 5, DVS_A1.0, whole genome shotgun sequence genomic window, TAATGGAGACGATGACATAGATTATTgctctcttaaaaaaaatctctttttatgttttaaaacctaaattaaattttttattttattttttatataagagGTGAGAAAGtaagaagaataaattttataattaaaaaatctgcccaaaaaaatgtttcaattacaaatttaaaaaactttttttggaaaagaaaaaaattatacggAGATGAGACGtgcacaataaaaaaataaaattgaaaattagagtttatgatttaattaaagttaaatttgACATTCAACGGTGCAATAAGAAGTATGGGTTTTAagagatttataaattataaacggGTGCCCAATAATCCAACTCTTTACTCTTTTGCACCACGAGTTTGTGTAACTTGCCACCAAAGCAGCATCATTGCTCGGATGTATCTAGAAGAATTTGGAGTGTATTTAGTAACACTATGAAACATTTgcagagagaaaaataagtgAGGCCCATTTAGAGATGCTCacatttttcaaaagattCATAAATAATCCACCCAAAAAAATGATTcaccttttataataattcataattgtatcaatttttttattgaataaattggaatttgagttatttttatttatggatAATATATAAACTTAATCTCATccatttgtcttttaattgTATTGTGTATTCATGAAGCCCGCAAATTGCTGGATTGCTAAAACAATTGCCTCTCATCTCCTGTTTGATTGCTTAAACTAGAATTGAAATTTGACTTACCATCACTATCAATGAAATGAATCCTAGAATTATTTGAAAGATACAATAAGAACATGCGTAAGTTCTGCCATCAATTTCAGATCAAATTATATCAACCTCCACAATATATATGTCTCTTCAGTCATCACAGCAttgaaaagtttaaaaaaaaatggcaactCCAAGTCCCAACTGCCACAAAATAGACAAAGCAACTTACTTCAACACATTACACCTTCTAGAATACATCAATGTGCTTAACATGGTAGCTAAGATTTCACAAGACAGaaagataatgatttattaattatatgtgcatatgtaacaagaaaatttaattttcatcttcAAAGCTAGACTTCAGTGTTTTGTGATGCCATGGAGGGTGTCTGGGACTCAACAAGGATTGACCAGAGGACATGCACATCTTCACATTGGCAAGATTTCACATCATCATACAAAATGTATATCCCTCTATCtgaaaaatcacaaaacaGATGATCAAAAATTTGGccgaaaagagaaagaaggcGAAGATTTCACAAGCTGAAACTAAAACACATTGGTGAAATATGCACAAGCTGCAAATGATGATGCATTTTGTATATATGTCATGCAATGCATCAACAAACACATTTTGAACAAACAAAACAGGAAGAGAGTTGAAATCAAGCATAAGTTGTAGGGAGCAATTAAGTACTCTTTCTCTGAGTCGAATGCAGGCGAAACCAAAGCTTCTTCAATGGAGAGAAGAGGGATTGCAGCAACCCCATTTGAAATATTAGGGAAGAAAGTGCTTCATGGTAGGTGAAAGAATGGAACAAGAATATAGAGAGCGGGGAGAATaactgttgttgttgttgctttgCTTAGACAGTGGTGAATTACAGATTACTATTTGTAGCagcatttcaattatttgcAGCCGAAAGGTTGTTTAAACTATTTTAGTTTATGGTGTCATGTTATTTTCTGTCCTTTTACAAGTGTAAGAGGGAACCCTCTTGAGACAGTAACAAAACTTGTATGTACTCTTCTAAGTATCTATTGCTCTCCTACATTTTCTGCTGCCTTTGTACATCAAGCTACAATTTCAGATTATTGTATCATTTGATTGACAGTACCAtgattgttgtttgttttatatttgtgGTCCATCTCTGTTCTATGATCTAAACAGAATGGGATTTAGTTTATTCGGTGGGGAAATGTGAAGTTCATACCAGACTATGAGATGAAAAGTTGCATAAAATAAGGCAACAAGAAATCTGATTGATAATGATGAGCTACAGCCTCAGTGTAAAGGTTATTCAATGCGTAGAGTTACATTTTGTggtaaaaactaaaaagctATTGTAGCTGTTACCAGATATTACATTAATCTGATAGAGTTTGTTAAACTGGTACAACTCATCCCACTTGTGTTTCAGAGTcacttttaaaaagaaatgtaagGTGCCATTTTTTTGACGATGGTGAATCTTTCCCAGCAGAAAAAGGACCCCAAAATTCAGTAAACAATCTTTACAAAATCACTCTCCACAAAATTGGCTCAAAACACATGGCAGGGTATTTATAGTAGGCTAGGATTCAATAATGAAACTTTACAATGGGAATTAAacatgtaataataataggcTGAGTGTGCATTTATATGACTGCACAGAGGATAAACAAGATAAACAGAAATGCAGCGGCTCCAAGAATTATGCCAATGGTCCAGCAAATCTTCCATAGCAAAGTCAttgaaatgaaagaacttCGTCGTATGGCCTGCTCATTCAATCAAATAAGATCAAAAAGATGGAAGTCAGGAATATGCTTGAGTGATAAAATAGTTCAGTTATATCTAAACTCAATGCCTGCATATGGCTTTGGGTAGCATCTTCTGATTGCATGGGGCAGAAACATCATTTGGGATGGTCGGATGACTTACAGTAACAATTTTACATTCAACAACTTAAGCAGCTTAGCTTCAGAGACTTACCACAAGAGGTTGCAGCAGCTCTGACTCATCTTTGGCGAATGAGGCCCTCATTTGACCTGCAGCACAACACAGCAAGCTCTTTAGCACTTTATAAGAATTTCAagtctttctcttttctttagcAACACAGAAGTGAATTAATGGGCATTGTGTACTTATGAAGGGAATGATTACAGGATCTAAGCCCCTTCTACATGCCTTATGTTCTTTCCAGAAAAGTAACCCTCTTGATGCTCTATGTATTTTTCTCACATAGGCTGCAATTCATTTGATAGAATATTTGTATCCGTAACTGTTGTGACTATAGAGTGGTACCTTGGTCATAGCTGTTGGCATTTATATCTGTTTCCCTGGTATCTGCAGCAGGTAACCCTCCTTGCCTAAAAAGAGTAGAGATGCAAATGCTAAGATCTTTCACATCCAATCACACAGCATGAATACTAATTACACCAACCATAGTGAAATGCCAGCCTAATCATAATAGAATGACACTTTCACGTCGAAGTCCTTCCTGGCTTTGATTCTTGATGATAACCGCAAAATGGTGAAAAACCAAGCGAGGATTTGTAATATATAGCAGTAATATAGAAGATAGAAATTCAGGACTAGATTTAAGCTTCTGTCAAAAGTTGTATCATATTTTCACCATTTGCATCCCATACATAAGGCAGTAAAAATTTGGTTTCTTTCATGCCAATTTCGTACTGTCATAAAAGCTACGTAGAAtggacaaaaacaaaatttccgTGGTTAGATGATACACCTTACAAGAAGCATATATCAGCCATAAGACAGTACTTGGCTCAGCTAGTTTTCAAGAAGCATATGATGAATAAGAACATGCCAACAAGTTCCAAACCTCTTTGGCATCGGATATGGCATTGCATAGAGTCTGACGGCAAGTGCTTTCATTCTCAGCTGGATATCCGACAGCATTTTCCATCGCGATTCCAAATCTTCATTCGTTCTGTAAATGCACTGCAACACCAGATTACTATCCAAGCAATATCACTATGCAATTGCAAACACCATCTAAATGCAATGCATTCTGGTCCATAAACAGATGAACTTCAACACAAGATCGGGATTCATACAAAACGAAATCAAGAATCCCCTTTTCTGTTCAGAATCAATTATCATAATAAACAATCTCTGTCTAATCTAACAAAAATTCAGCACCAAAACCATGATGCAGaaactaaaacaaacaaattaattttaacagtCACcaagtgaaacaaaaaataaaataaaacaaaatcaatcaaaataagGAACATACAAGATGGGTTTTGAAGGTGGGTTACGAAGAAGTGATTCAAGGCGATCAAGCTTCACTCCAACTTCCAAAAGCTTGGATCTAGCAATTATGTCATCGCTGAGACTTTGTTGCTGCTGTTCTTGGCTTTTGTTCTTGACTCTGCCATCTATCTCTTCCACCAACTTTTCAGCCTCTTGAGCTTCTCTTAACCATGCATCTACAACTAGATACTGCTTATTGGCCATCACAAAACAGAACTCACTGTCTGACTCTGTACTTGTAAGATAAATGAACAAAGcgcaaacaaacaaacaacagTTGTTGCATGAATCTCTGTCTCAGTTGCGCTTGCTACACAAATTAATGTCCAgtaactaattattaattatttcgatatatatgtatacacacacacacacacatgcatACATATTAAGGAGTTTCTTAAGCTGTAAAATCCTCAAGACATATTTGTGGTATGATTTTTAATGTGGAGTTACCATAATTAATTTCCAGCTGCTAATAGATTCGgcaatgaaaatgatttgttcattttgttcTTTAGCCTTCATCGGGTGGGATGGAGTCATTTTGCACATGAGAAGCAAATTCAACTTAAAATTTGCTAAGAATTTGTAATcgtttaatttgttaataagaTTTGTCATatgataaagataattttatttatttatagatagATTAGATGATGACAATGATATGTAAGGTCTATTATCTAATTACGTACAAAACAATTTTCTATGGAAGTACGAAAGTATGATTGAATAACAACCATTCAttttgtgacaaataatcaagattaacttgaaatatttattttgtgacaaataaatCTTGATTAACTTCAAATTAATATGTATAAGTATAATTAACTCTACAATCTTCCTTGactttgaaaaagaaactaaaataataatagtagttaGAGGATTTTGTAATGAAGAAATTGCTATTATTTAACCATATGGGCTGGGTTGCAAGCCGAATTTATAAtcaagatttaaaaattttcaacgaCCAACTTAATGATCCTCTAGTATTGAAGTTAGATGTTGtatcttaaaagttacaatactATAGTATTATATAAGCACTAAGTGTTGtggtttaaaaattaattaatttgatctcACTCTTAGATAGTGAAAAATATGTAATATCtattgaaaattgattaaaaaaaaagagacagAGAGAAAAAGGTGATAAACAGTAagacggtttgaccacgtgacttgaacagtaacgcggcaTGAATagtaatgcaatttaaatagTATTATCTGTTTGGTTATAAATAGGAGAGTctttcataaattttcatcatcttAAAAAAGTAATCCAAATTGAGATGAGAGAAATGTTCTTAAGcatataattatattgaaaaattatttggctttccaatatgggtattatgggTTTGCTTTGTTAAGGGATATTTTTCAAGATTTAGATTATGCATTTGGGACttgggtgagagaaaattatttttaagaatatggttataaaaattttttacatagtaaatatttttctctggttATCTTTTGACAACGGTAGAGATTTTTCTCTAAATTTGGAGTTTTCCACATAAATCTTGTATTGTGTGATTGATGCATTCTccatttactttttctattaatttgttgcttgacaAATTACTTGGAGTGATCTTAGGAGAAAGCTCAATTTTCTAACaatatatttactattttattataattattatttaaataatatttattatacattattaatttttattttacgataatatttttttcaacaaatgTGGTTTAAAAAATACTGCACCTCCATACCAAACAATagctaaaattaatttaatctcattaaaaaatataaaattaaaaaaaagactacAGAGTTGACtgttttactttctttttcttaaatgtaaaaagttataaatagCCATCAAATGTACTAGATCAGACATCATTGCAGCAAtgggaagaaaaagaagatagAAATGATAgataatcatttaaaaaaaataaaaataaaaaaggaagtAAGGAATGGCATTTCTCTTGGACAAAAAGTTGAGAAAGCTGCTTTGCATTCATCACATCAccctttcctttctttttggtaCTTGAAGACATgctaatttgtattttgtcaATTATCCTTAATTGAATAATATGtgtaaaattaaacttataagTAATTTCGGCTATTTCACACTCACATTGTACCAATCTAATTATATAACTCTTTTTTAAGGATTTTAAAGTTGGGGATTATATAAATACTTTTATATGATAACATCGCTCATTGTAGTGTGAGAAATATTATCCACTagatctttattatttatttatacacaTACAAACACTTTTGATCGATAATTTAGAAGTATTTTAATCTAAGATTGAGGTCATTAAagtcttatatattttttattatttccaaATAAGTTTATCTTAacttttctcaaaattaacaagatcttttttattgtcaatttacTCATTAAAAGATCAATGATGAAAATTCAGTAGGATCTCTATAAGTGAATTATATTATACGGTACTAGtagcaaaatattaaataaaaaaaatgaattcagtcAAAATTCAAAGCGATTTTAGTTCCATTCTAGATAATCaaacattttgttttcttgttttataaGTTAGATTAAACAAGATCAAATAAAATGCCCAATAATGCAcctttaatttctaaatattgcTAGGTATTTTTATAAGACAGTATAAAACTTTCACCTTGATGTAATAAGGGTTCTTCTAAAAATACTCTTAAATTTATCCAAAGTCTACTTGTAACAATTGGTTCAAAAGATGCTTAAAAATTGGGCAAGCACAAGacaaattgaacaaaagttgacaaaatgtgatataaaatcaattatacAAGAGAGCGTAGAATATTTTAGTAGTGTGCAATGAATGTGATatggtttaaattttaatttattactttttttgttATGATGATTGGGCCTATGTCGGTCCAATTATGACACGTTGCATGTGGTATAAGCTAAGTATTTCTAATTAATACGCATGTAATTTAAGGCACTTCATTAAGGGCAACACacccaaaataatttactaactaaagtaataaaataaatttgaaaaaaataaaatttgataagtgATTAAGATGGACATGGAGCCCATGGTACTTAAAAACTTTTTTGTCCATGCCTAACCCATGATTAACTTGATGGTTAGGTAGACCCACATGGCACATATTTCATTAATGAGATTACAATGCAATTTTGTGaaaatctctttctttttcctgatttttttttaatgcctTTTGAAAATGATTGTTGCTTGACTTTTTGCAAAtgttatttttgaaacttgCCAAGACGTTATCTTTGTTTTACACATGTGAGTTTTTGAAATAGTCCAACTTTGCATGcttagtttttgttttctatcaCCAAATTGACCCATctctactttatttttattttttttggttataaaacaaaaacttatttttcccTCTTTCATGGTCATATAAAGAAACTGattcaattttatctattaaatAGAGAATCATCTATAGTAATTTGTACTATTTGCATAATTTTGGTCTCATATTTGACTGTTTAGCAATAACACTAGATATACAAATATCTCctaaaaattatgttacatCAAAGTATTAATTAACTGAAAAACACTAGACTCAATAGTATGTGTCATATGGcattcatataaaaatgtCACGTCAATTTTTATATCGTAGTTTGAACAAagagttaaattttttttatcaaaattaattaattataaacgAACAAACGCATCATTATAATAAGTTTTGTCCCTcaatttacttgtttatttatttattttttaaaaataattagttgggCTACAAAGGCCCATGAAGTTATAAGGAAAGAAGATAATACAAAATGAGCCCAATTTGGAAGGTAACGCTTATCAACCGACTACGGACGTGAGTACCACGTCTTCTTAGTAAGAACTTATCTTCCCCACATGCCATAGTAGCGCGTGCATCACacatcacaaaaaaaaattccttcaACCAATGATTTAAATAATCGATCtaacttcttaaaaaaataaaataatcaatctaaaaattcaataattatgaACTGAGCTGAAAGTTTAAATGAACCTAAATGCATAtgtgtaaatattatataaacttatttttattttcttaaaacttTGAATATAACCGTGAAGttcattgtttttattatttaaaaacatatgaaaagtaaaaattagtaatttgatatttatatcattttaaattctttataaaataaaattatttttaatttaatagttaaaagaatattaaatatcaCCATCTTTAAGactaaaagtaaataatatgtactgtgtatttaaataatatgtatTATGTGACACACATATAGTAGCATCACATTAAATTGTATTCTATAATTTATACAAAGTTATTATACATATGTGGTATTAatctaaatattattaaaatttaaataattttttaatagagtCTATTCATTGCAAATGATAAGTACTTAGATAAGATAGTTGACATAATTTAAgtgtcatcatcatcaagattaagtgttaaaaataaacaacacatttttttccccaactTAAAGCaagcttattatttttttattctagaaATAGAATTATGAACTGCACGCGCCAAAGCAATGGGAGTGGTGGGAAATATATACAATCAAGTTTAttacatgtatatatagagagagagagagagagagagagagtatatggaaatgttttaattcaattaaattaaaactcatgtaaaaggaatatttaatttctagaagaatagaaaaaggaataaattggcaaaagggcaaaaaaaaagagaaaaaatctTAATCTAATATTTAGCTAACAACCACTTAGAATCAAATCCACatacaaaagaatttaatattaataagatTAAGACACAACCAATGAAGATTATATAAATCAGctaattagtaataaaaaaaaatgaaagactTATTTTACACGAAGAAAGATTTAGAAAGAGAgtgatgattattattgacCAGGCTGGCAACTACTGAGTCTTTGTTGGTGACCAAATATTGGTCAAATCCACTTATAacctttgaaaattatttagtattttgagCCTAATTAAACACacacttaataaattttttttacacgtatgcttattaaaataataatttaaaaattacaacattgcatgttaattgaaataaaagtctttataatattaaattacaatcAAATGACATTacaatctaaaaattattgaatcgaagataattttaatttatcgtacactaaaatctttttcactttttaaaaAGCTATTGATAATATCAAAAGTATTTCtaaacaaatttttcttttaattttttgtatatatatatatttatctctaaaaatctttaaacgaATTATTGTCCataattagttattattagaaatacgtataattattttaagtaaaaaacaaaaagtattttaaaacgATACATCGTGCAAGCCTTTACATGGGTGAGTGGTCCCCACACAAGAAGTAGAAAAAGAAAccgtttttctttttggccaCTCATGGATCATGTCATGCATTTTCTCCTCCTTTTATAAATACATGCAAAAATGAACCcacatgaaaatttaattttttttaatttactaattcatccaattttaattttaaactctctatttatttattatcatcattcTTCTCCCATTGAAGTTCCTTTATTCCTTAATAATAACTCTTCATTTTGAAGCTTCTCTCTCAATTTcagttttgtttaaaaaaaaaaatttcattttcatgtgGGCATGTCAGCTAAAGCAAAATCATCAGACAAAGAAAGATTCTTTTTTTAGCCCTTTCTTGGTGTTGAGTAATCTTCAAATTCCAGTCTTTACAGCAATATCCAGTTGctaaaaatattatccttcattttcatttggtCGTATTTTTTAAGCTGTCACAATCTTGAGGTATATTTACACTTATACATTAgcccctttttttaattatttttattttgatgtcataggattttttttttcaaattttaattttttgtgttgaCAATGAAACAACTAGTCTACTTTTTGTCTGCTTCTCTAATTAAgtttattacttaattttcaCTACATACATTCTCCAGTTTTGTCTTTGAGTATATATGTGCGTCTCTCAtgttttctttaacttttatttcatggGCTTTTTGTGGAAAAAATGTTTCAGATTTTATATCCAGATCAAATCAAGCTTGACGAGCAGATTTTGGAGCATTTCTGAGATGGGTTTTCAGCTTTGTCTCTTGTAA contains:
- the LOC102629741 gene encoding uncharacterized protein LOC102629741 isoform X2 — protein: MANKQYLVVDAWLREAQEAEKLVEEIDGRVKNKSQEQQQQSLSDDIIARSKLLEVGVKLDRLESLLRNPPSKPILTNEDLESRWKMLSDIQLRMKALAVRLYAMPYPMPKRQGGLPAADTRETDINANSYDQGQMRASFAKDESELLQPLVAIRRSSFISMTLLWKICWTIGIILGAAAFLFILFILCAVI
- the LOC102629741 gene encoding uncharacterized protein LOC102629741 isoform X1, which encodes MANKQYLVVDAWLREAQEAEKLVEEIDGRVKNKSQEQQQQSLSDDIIARSKLLEVGVKLDRLESLLRNPPSKPIFNLVLQCIYRTNEDLESRWKMLSDIQLRMKALAVRLYAMPYPMPKRQGGLPAADTRETDINANSYDQGQMRASFAKDESELLQPLVAIRRSSFISMTLLWKICWTIGIILGAAAFLFILFILCAVI